One stretch of Rhea pennata isolate bPtePen1 chromosome 23, bPtePen1.pri, whole genome shotgun sequence DNA includes these proteins:
- the UBXN11 gene encoding LOW QUALITY PROTEIN: UBX domain-containing protein 11 (The sequence of the model RefSeq protein was modified relative to this genomic sequence to represent the inferred CDS: inserted 1 base in 1 codon), whose amino-acid sequence MAPPCRRVCVGGKRTEVPKDIASTEDDSLSSRIKNPVQGSLPSSSTETTLKKNMQGTVPTDMELMSSMMQKIALLEQKVKKQAQEIQLKDRKIAELEGKMKTLQKEEDAPDSSRAEELEMRCLQLQTQVWEMERFLNDYGLIWVGESHEQLEDLESFKDEEKLPARSLWKPGEAVASKHQIDFDLILENVKDLNALAGEGISQIEHMPGGARLRQPESLPLTLYQNGIVMCNGPFRPYKEPSTQQCLQDIMDGYFPSELQTRYPNGIPLQVTDKRDVLFQERCLPGNFPGRGQVVDHSKSSEVQETTEIPGPKLSLEQFLNKLPKSLIRGGQVIHVRDSIRATLQGSDGVQSSEVIQVETPRLAALKRVKTAEEAKPPAPDICTLRIKSETGEQTYIVKMLFTETIGDLRQHLAHTRGGDSESYEIISTFPQRVYVDNSQSLQDCGLIPNASLLLRXKDPFEQGGTGLQIAQQLLARRLLFQLLLLPGLGWSLQEEGVALHS is encoded by the exons ATGGCGCCGCCGTGCCggagagtgtgtgtgggggg aAAAAGGACAGAGGTACCTAAGGACATTGCTTCCACTG AAGATGACAGCCTCTCTTCTAGGATAAAGAATCCAGTACAAGGCAGTCTACCTTCTAGTTCAACAGAGACaacactgaaaaagaatatGCAGG GTACAGTTCCCACTGACATGGAGCTCATGTCCTCCATGATGCAAAAAATTGCTCTGCTGGAACAAAAAGTAAAGAAACAAGCACAAGAAATCCAACTGAAG GACAGGAAGATTGCTGAACTTGAGGGGAAGATGAAGACCCTTCAGAAAGAAGAAG ATGCTCCTGACTCATCCAGAGCAGAGGAACTGGAAATGAGGTGCCTTCAATTGCAGACCCAGGTCTGGGAGATGGAG CGGTTTCTAAATGACTATGGTTTGATTTGGGTTGGAGAGAGTCATGAACAGCTGGAAGATTTAGAATCCTTCAAGGATGAAGAAAAGCTGCCAGCAAGGAGTCTCTGGAAGCCAG GTGAAGCAGTTGCTTCAAAACACCAGATTGATTTTGActtaattttggaaaatgtgAAGGATTTGAATGCATTGGCTGGGGAAGGCATTTCTCAAATCGAGCACATGCCTGGAGGTGCTCGGCTGAGACAGCCAGAATCCCTCCCTCTTACGCTGTATCAGAATGGAATCGTCATGTGCAATGGACCTTTTCGGCCCTACAAGGAACCATCTACGCAG CAATGCCTGCAGGATATCATGGATGGCTATTTCCCTTCAGAGTTGCAGACACGCTACCCTAATGGCATTCCTTTACAG GTCACTGACAAGAGGGACGTGTTATTTCAGGAGAGATGCCTTCCAGGGAATTTTCCTGGCCGTGGCCAAGTGGTTGACCATTCAAAATCAAGTGAGGTGCAGGAAACCACTGAGATCCCAG GTCCTAAACTCTCACTGGAGCAGTTTTTGAACAAACTCCCCAAGTCCTTGATCCGTGGAGGACAAGTGATCCATGTCCGAGACTCAATCAGAGCAACGCTACAG GGCTCTGATGGGGTGCAGAGCAGTGAAGTGATCCAAGTGGAGACACCTAGGCTGGCTGCCCTGAAGAG GGTGAAGACAGCTGAGGAAGCCAAGCCGCCTGCCCCAGATATCTGCACTCTCCGGATCAAATCTGAGACTGGGGAGCAGACGTACATTGTAAAGATGCTCTTCACAGAGACCATAGGGGACCTGCGCCAACACCTCGCCCACACCAG GGGTGGAGACTCCGAGTCATATGAAATCATCAGTACCTTTCCCCAGAGGGTGTATGTGGACAACTCCCAGAGCCTGCAGGACTGCGGCCTGATCCCTAACGCCTCCTTGCTGCTGC GAAAAGACCCCTTCGAACAAGGGGGGACAGGGCTGCAAATAGCTCAACAGCTTCTAGCACGACGGTTGCTGTTccagctgctcctcctgccaGGACTGGGCTGGTCTCTGCAAGAGGAAGGAGTTGCCTTGCACAGTTAG
- the SH3BGRL3 gene encoding SH3 domain-binding glutamic acid-rich-like protein 3 yields MSTLKVYSTSVTGSREIKSQQSEVTRILDGKNIKYELVDISQDNALREEMRAKAGNPKAIPPQIVNGDHYCGDYELFVEAVEQNTLQEFLKLA; encoded by the exons ATGAGCACCCTCAAGGTCTACAGCACCTCAGTGACCGGCTCCCGGGAG ATCAAATCCCAACAGAGCGAAGTGACCAGAATTCTCGAtgggaaaaatatcaaatacGAGCTGGTGGATATATCCCAGGACAACGCCCTCCGGGAGGAAATGAGGGCCAAGGCAGGCAACCCCAAAGCCATCCCACCCCAGATTGTCAATGGGGACCACTACTGCGGG GATTACGAGCTCTTTGTGGAAGCAGTGGAACAAAACACCCTGCAAGAGTTCTTGAAGCTGGCATGA
- the CRYBG2 gene encoding beta/gamma crystallin domain-containing protein 2 translates to MDSPFRHAKARGFPSSTELSTKQAAPGVPGPEARSRFQKVSLASRRLESAAASREQDGSQSRVSVLLQAWEREIVEKTAAGPSGQARRQHSSSVDLLRDFTPHGPVFSQVYSPVQKPRRQDERGKSVAGSARSAGSPGADSPPPAGSPLEVPVHRESYLHGALSPPRLPESSTAAFLRSSSPTGSPRDGPGPAAAGIALVPGPRCRSDPGYRPAVPRARHVTVLRTGKEAAGSDPGLAEERETPSGTREAASAAAAAAPGGSPGQRDSNVPDTAGTSDGSAAASEAARLSAEGSQGEKRSTQAENTKANDCQRDGDRPGDLQAGTTRCQRCPSEAAAGRAAGAATEQESTEDGDGSTSATPPRTESSAGAGGTPEIPSVEESIGPEPSPESQGPPKDTEAEQEVGETMTDPQGTAQEPESRTELPLASGQLAESPADAAEEDPELVVDMELFVDTLRNMEPSEMRKAPKGPRQPRPSALGRCAALPPIHEDRVAPRAQRSLPTALRELLEKGDAAAREESPEEEIENPYLSRDEKPPAPAAPRRGVPGEGRPEVDSLLGTLRQAGTEEKAKVAIPRASLDHSVLFRGNVLKGTVLLSDFLEHRAAAADEAKPYSRLDNSVLYSRLVCPAAAPLEAPESDGSSPQGRAPANGPCPGSRRGPGPCLDVAQEMALPEAPSPSHVPPAAKEPAPKSTLCPADTVEDKEIFKKINTRPGKIILFSESGFAGQKREIWGDVPDATSWELSHTISIRVVRGGWVMYEKPRFHGRKCVLVEGDVEIDNPWTTYGQSQPPGESGPFRIGSFKRVVQDYRVPEISLFTEENGEGTRLKFTDSAEDTRTRGQALTASSIIVHSGLWLVYSKPFFDDDPYVLEPGGYPNLKAWGAKDPSICSMHPIRLGCPVVERAGEPQAVIYEDVGFQGRSFSMSRDIYDLRCLPGLPLPTVGSLHILGGCWVGYEKEGFRGHQYLLEEGEYHDWTQWGGYNKELVSLRLIRTDFSDPALVLFEAMDFEEGPSVELSEALPDTRLAGYGPITQSIHVLSGVWVVYEGTNFSGEQYVLEKGVYRNCEDWGAADCRIASAQPILQVGEHNLHFVSKIQLFSEPDFFGDHVSFEDDQSALPPAFVPRSCRVRGGSWTLFDGQAFAGEQHVLSEGEYPTLSAMGCLSSTVIRSLKKVPVFFSEPSIFLHGLECFEGKEIELNNEVRSLQAEGFNNHVLSVRVKGGIWVLCEHGDFRGRQWLLDRTEITNWLTYSGLQHVGSLYPIRQRRIYFRIRSKELERFLSVPDDAEDMKAGRVVVSSLSDQSSSVWYYEEGLIKNQVAPNMSLQVIGPAGKGAKAVLWSENRMPRQTWSIDSLGRIHSQMFEDMILDIKGGRSYDRDHAIIWDMAEERPTQIWDIQVL, encoded by the exons ATGGATTCACCTTTCCGCCACGCCAAGGCGAGAGGTTTCCCCTccagcacagagctgagcacGAAGCAAGCGGCACCCGGCGTGCCGGGGCCCGAGGCCCGGTCCCGCTTCCAGAAGGTCTCGCTGGCATCACGGAGGCTCGAGAGCGCCGCAGCCTCCCGGGAACAGGACGGCAGCCAGTCCCGCGTGTCCGTGCTGCTGCAGGCCTGGGAGCGGGAGATCGTGGAGAAGACAGCAGCGGGGCCGTCGGGCCAGGCGCGCCGGCAGCACTCCTCCTCCGTCGACCTCCTCAGGGACTTCACCCCGCACGGCCCCGTCTTCTCGCAGGTTTATTCCCCCGTTCAGAAGCCGAGGAGGCAGGACGAGAGGGGAAAGTCCGTGGCTGGGAGCGCCCGCAGTGCCGGCTCGCCTGGGGCTGAcagcccgccgcccgcggggtCCCCCCTGGAAGTCCCCGTGCACCGGGAGAGCTACCTGCACGGCGCCCTCAGCCCTCCCAGACTCCCCGAATCGTCCACGGCAGCGTTTCTCCGCAGCTCCTCACCCACCGGGTCCCCCCGCGACGGCCCCGGGCCCGCGGCAGCCGGCATTGCTCTGGTCCCCGGCCCCCGGTGCAGGTCTGACCCTGGCTATCGCCCTGCcgtgcccagggccaggcatGTCACCGTGCTGCGGACGGGCAAGGAAGCAGCCGGGTCTGATCCAGGGCTCGCGGAGGAAAGGGAAACACCAAGTGGCACGCGGGAGGCTGCCAGCGCTGCGGCTGCAGCGGCTCCGGGGGGAAGCCCGGGGCAGCGGGACAGCAACGTGCCCGATACCGCCGGCACCAGTGATGGCTCCGCGGCCGCCTCGGAGGCAGCGAGGCTCTCGGCTGAGGGATCCCAGGGGGAGAAGCGTTCGACGCAAGCTGAAAACACGAAGGCGAACGACTGCCAGAGAGACGGCGACAGGCCCGGAGACCTGCAAGCCGGTACTACCAGGTGCCAGCGGTGCCCCTCAGAGGCAGCCGCCGGCCGGGCAGCGGGGGCCGCCACGGAGCAGGAGAGCACGGAGGATGGGGACGGCTCCACTTCAGCCACACCGCCGAGGACAGAGAGCTCCGCGGGAGCTGGCGGCACCCCTGAAATCCCCTCTGTGGAGGAGAGCATTGGCCCAGAGCCATCACCTGAATCCCAGGGGCCTCCGAAGGACACGGAGGCCGAGCAGGAGGTTGGAGAGACGATGACAGACCCCCAGGGAACGGCCCAAGAGCCGGAGAGCAGGACGGAGCTGCCCCTGGCCTCCGGCCAGCTCGCGGAGAGCCCCGCGGACGCAGCCGAGGAGGACCCCGAGCTGGTGGTGGACATGGAGCTCTTTGTGGACACGCTGCGCAACATGGAGCCCTCGGAGATGCGGAAGGCGCCCAAGGGGCCGCGCCAGCCGCGGCCCTCGGCGCTGGGCCGCTGCGCCGCCCTGCCTCCCATCCACGAGGACCGCGTGGCGCCGCGGGCGCAGCGCTCGCTGCCCACCGCCCTgcgggagctgctggagaagggcGACGCCGCGGCCCGGGAGGAGAGCCCCGAGGAGGAGATCGAGAACCCCTACCTGAGCCGGGACGAGaagccgccggcgccggcagcgccccggcgGGGCGTCCCCGGGGAAGGCAGGCCAGAGGTGGACTCGCTCCTGGGGACGCTGAGGCAGGCCGGGACGGAGGAGAAAGCCAAAGTCGCCATCCCCAGGGCCTCCCTTGACCACAGCGTGCTCTTCCGAGGCAACGTCCTCAAAGGCACGGTGCTGCTCTCCGACTTCCTGGAGCaccgggcggccgcggcggacGAGGCCAAGCCCTACTCGCGCCTGGACAACAGCGTGCTCTACAGCCGCCTCGTgtgccccgccgcggccccgctcgaGGCGCCCGAGAGCGACGGCTCGAGTCCGCAGGGCCGGGCACCAGCCAACGGGCCGTGTCCCGGCAGCCGCCGTGGCCCCGGGCCCTGCCTGGACGTGGCTCAGGAGATGGCCTTGCCAGAAGCCCCAAGTCCCAGCCACGTCCCTCCTGCTGCCAAAGAGCCGGCGCCAAAAAGCACCCTGTGCCCTGCTGACACGGTG GAGGACAAGGAGATCTTCAAGAAGATCAACACGAGACCCGGCAAG ATCATCCTCTTCTCTGAGTCGGGCTTCGCGGGCCAGAAACGAGAGATCTGGGGTGACGTTCCTGATGCCACATCCTGGGAGCTCTCGCACACCATCTCCATCCGCGTCGTCCGAGGAGG GTGGGTGATGTACGAAAAGCCACGGTTTCACGGGCGCAAATGCGTGCTGGTGGAGGGGGATGTGGAGATCGACAACCCCTGGACGACCTACGGGCAGAGCCAGCCGCCTGGCGAGAGCGGGCCCTTCCGCATCGGCTCCTTCAAGAGGGTGGTGCAG GATTACCGCGTCCCTGAGATCAGCCTGTTCACGGAGGAGAATGGTGAAGGCACCAGGCTGAAGTTCACCGACTCGGCGGAGGACACCCGCACACGGGGCCAGGCCCTGACAGCCTCTTCCATCATCGTCCACTCTGGCCT gtGGCTGGTTTACTCCAAGCCGTTCTTCGATGATGACCCCTACGTTTTGGAGCCAGGCGGGTACCCCAACTTAAAGGCATGGGGAGCAAAGGACCCATCCATCTGCTCCATGCACCCCATCCGGCTG GGCTGCCCCGTCGTGGAGCGAGCCGGGGAGCCGCAG GCGGTCATCTACGAGGACGTGGGCTTCCAGGGCCGCAGCTTCTCCATGAGCCGAGACATCTATGACCTGAGATGCCTGCCCGGGCTGCCGCTGCCCACCGTGGGCTCCCTGCACATCCTGGGTGGCTG CTGGGTTGGCTACGAGAAGGAAGGCTTTCGGGGCCACCAGTACCTGCTGGAGGAAGGGGAGTACCACGACTGGACACAGTGGGGCGGCTACAACAAGGAGCTGGTGTCCCTACGCCTCATACGGACG GACTTTTCTGACCCGGCGCTGGTGCTCTTTGAAGCCATGGACTTCGAGGAGGGCCCCAGCGTGGAGCTGAGCGAGGCGCTCCCCGACACGCGGCTGGCCGGCTACGGCCCCATCACCCAGTCCATCCACGTGCTGAGTGGCGT GTGGGTGGTCTACGAGGGCACCAACTTCTCGGGCGAGCAGTATGTCCTGGAGAAAGGTGTGTACCGCAACTGCGAAGACTGGGGTGCTGCTGACTGCCGCATCGCCTCGGCACAGCCCATCCTGCAG GTCGGGGAACACAACCTGCACTTCGTCTCCAAG ATCCAGCTATTCTCAGAGCCTGACTTCTTCGGGGACCACGTCTCCTTCGAGGATGACCAGAGCGCCCTGCCGCCCGCCTTCGTGCCGCGCTCCTGCAGAGTCCGCGGGGGCAG CTGGACCCTGTTCGACGGACAGGCGTTCGCAGGGGAGCAGCATGTGCTGTCCGAGGGCGAGTACCCCACACTCAGTGCCATGGGCTGCCTCTCCTCTACGGTCATCCGCTCCTTGAAGAAGGTCCCAGTG TTTTTCTCGGAGCCCTCCATCTTCCTGCACGGGCTGGAGTGTTTTGAAGGGAAGGAGATTGAGCTGAACAACGAAGTGCGGAGCCTCCAGGCCGAGGGGTTCAACAACCACGTGCTGTCAGTGCGCGTCAAAGGAGGGAT CTGGGTGCTGTGCGAACACGGAGACTTCCGAGGCCGCCAGTGGCTGCTCGACCGCACCGAAATCACCAACTGGCTGACGTACAGTGGGCTCCAGCACGTGGGCTCCCTCTACCCCATCCGCCAG AGACGGATATATTTCCGGATCAGGAGCAAGGAGCTGGAGCGCTTCCTGTCCGTCCCTGATGACGCTGAGGACATGAAAGCAGGGCGTGTGGTGGTCTCGAGCCTGAGCGACCAGAGCAGCTCCGTCTGGTACTACGAGGAGGGGCTGATCAAAAACCAG GTTGCCCCCAACATGAGCCTACAGGTCATCGGGCCTGCTGGGAAGGGTGCGAAGGCTGTGCTGTGGTCTGAGAATCGGATGCCGCGGCAGACCTGGAGCATTGATTCTTTGGGACGGATTCACAGTCAGATGTTTGAGGACATGATCTTGGATATAAAGG GCGGCCGATCGTATGACCGGGATCACGCAATCATTTGGGACATGGCTGAGGAAAGACCCACACAGATCTGGGACATACAAGTGCTATGA